The Candidatus Bathyarchaeia archaeon region ACAGCTGATGTGGTGGTACGATGATTTACACGTACCCAATCCAGTTTCCCCTATGTATGAGAGCCTATGTCCATGGTGGGATACGGAGAACATCGCCGCCTGCCAGTACATGTATCGAAGGTTTTGGGCTCCCTTCGGCAAGAAGTGGCCTGGCAAGGTTATCAACGGCTACGTGTACACGACGGTGGTTCCCAGGGATCCTGAGGAAGCGAAAACCTCAGCGAAATTCTATAACATGATAATGCCATTATACGCCGATAAATTCCTAACATGGTGGAAGGAAAGGTATCTACCCCAAATAGAGAAAAACCTCGCATACCTAGACAACTATCCTTACGAGAAAGCCTCCCTGCAGGAGTTGCTTTACGTCCTTGAGGAAACGTTGGACGTATTTGACTATCATTGGAAGCTTCACTGGATACTCAACTTAGCGCAGTTCCAATCGTTCCTACAATTTAGAGCCGTCTACCAAGAGGTCTTCGGAAAAATCGACGAAGACGAGATAGGCAGGATCCTTGTCTCGGTGAAGGATAAAAACTGGGAGTCTTTGGAAGGCTTGTGGAGGCTGAAAACAAGGATAAAAGGAAACAAGGCCTTAAGAAAAACCTTCCAAGAGCCTCAGGGCAAGCCCGCTAAAGACATATTGAAAGAGTTGGGAGAAAAAAGGGAGGGTAAGGTCTTCCTTAAAGAGTTGTCCAAATACACGAAGGTATATGGGCAGAAGGCAGTTTACGCCCATGAGTTAAGGTTCCCGACATGGCATGAAGACCCCACCCCCGTCATAGAGCTGCTGAAAACCTATTTGGACATGGACTACGACTACAGGAAGGATGTGAAGAAGGTGAAAGAAACAAGGGACAAAACCATAGCGGAGATGATGCGCAGAGTGACGGATGAAGGAAAGAAAAGAAAACTGAAAGAGGCCTTAGACCTAGCTTTAAAAATGGCTCCTTTGACTCCAGATCACCACTTCTACATAGATCAGGGAACCCACGCTAGAGCACGACGGGTGCTGATGGAAATAGGGAAGCGCTTAACAAAGATGGACGTGATTCAGAGCCCTGAAGACATATTCTTCCTGAAGTATAATGAGATGAGGGCTCTGACAGCTGACCCGAAGACATACGACGCGAAGAAAATCGTGGAGGAAAGGAAAAA contains the following coding sequences:
- a CDS encoding PEP-utilizing enzyme, with translation MPEEYAFGSKVLARFLGDEKFPVKWESEEEKQLMWWYDDLHVPNPVSPMYESLCPWWDTENIAACQYMYRRFWAPFGKKWPGKVINGYVYTTVVPRDPEEAKTSAKFYNMIMPLYADKFLTWWKERYLPQIEKNLAYLDNYPYEKASLQELLYVLEETLDVFDYHWKLHWILNLAQFQSFLQFRAVYQEVFGKIDEDEIGRILVSVKDKNWESLEGLWRLKTRIKGNKALRKTFQEPQGKPAKDILKELGEKREGKVFLKELSKYTKVYGQKAVYAHELRFPTWHEDPTPVIELLKTYLDMDYDYRKDVKKVKETRDKTIAEMMRRVTDEGKKRKLKEALDLALKMAPLTPDHHFYIDQGTHARARRVLMEIGKRLTKMDVIQSPEDIFFLKYNEMRALTADPKTYDAKKIVEERKKEMKEQEKLTPPDWVGTATQWAVYEEPYKQGLWGFPDKFEKKLPELGVREIRGIAASPGVAEGTARVVKSTDEFDLVQPGDIMVCMMTNPAWINVFPKLKALVTDSGGVFAHPAIVSREFGIPCVVATTVGTRLIKSGQRIRVDGNKGIVTILD